A genome region from Purpureocillium takamizusanense chromosome 8, complete sequence includes the following:
- a CDS encoding uncharacterized protein (TransMembrane:7 (o6-33i45-67o99-119i140-159o189-213i225-247o267-290i)~EggNog:ENOG503PG89~antiSMASH:Cluster_8.3) — MDRFAVYNIAAAALLILTAVPSVIIFLCSLCLARRRNDPARTWLNFFKAAFAFFCLGIVLIFFNYLLDVLYRLLYDSVSSSNIDVFVRNIQRAQTQTGVLGSLFDELSVICILLALLSLGKAARFIHAGKLTSADRFVQWGGYGVAGLLAILELVSFALSEKLYTTQYQGAVVTTLRDNYKLVRDFRRVTFALLVIQMIFNVFVLVRSIVVAVKTRAEPRVTTATRYLIVCCVLLLLKTCYNVGYYADYVPLGDTVFPDIVKTPGPYFAILDVIFNFWPSFIILMILFALGTKKQHGVWATEQPFMMVRPMAHATGSQPLPWGYEYSPTPLQPAPQTWQQPTATATMPPVYGNPQELPPQHAAGLHAPQFRHELSPQQHWSEPVSPHIQRSYESSVQTGAVSPPPPSHYEAMGLNHQADGTPPQVVPIPYNEKR; from the exons ATGGACAGATTCGCCGTGTACAacatcgccgcggcggcgctgctgatCCTCACCGCCGTCCCCTCTGTCATCATATTCTTGTGCTCCTTGTGTCTTGCGCGCCGACGCAACGATCCGGCGCGGACCTGGCTCAACTTTTTCAAAGCCGCCTTTGCCTTTTTCTGCCT CGGGATCGTCCTCATTTTCTTCAACTACCTCCTTGACGTCCTCTACAGATTGCTTTACGACTCCGTATCTTCCTCCAACATTGACGTTTTCGTCCGCAATATCCAGAGGGCTCAGACGCAGACCGGCGTTCTCGGGTCCTTGTTCGACGAGCTCAGCGTGATCTGCAtcctgctcgcgctgctcaGCCTCGGCAAGGCTGCCAGATTCATCCACGCCGGCAAGCTGACATCGGCCGATCGATTCGTCCAATGGGGCGGAtacggcgtcgccggcctgctcgccatcCTGGAACTTGTATCCTTTGCGCTTAGCGAGAAGCTGTACACGACCCAGTACCAAGGTGCAGTCGTAACAACGTTGCGCGACAACTACAAACTCGTACGAGACTTTCGACGAGTCACGTTTGCGCTGCTCGTTATCCAAATGATCTTCAATGTTTTCGTTCTGGTCAGATCCATCGTGGTCGCTGTCAAGACACGCGCTGAACCGCGCGTCACAACT GCGACTCGGTACCTAATAGTCTGCTGCGTCCTCTTGCTCCTCAAGACTTGCTACAACGTGGGCTACTACGCCGACTACGTGCCCCTCGGGGATACGGTGTTCCCGGACATCGTCAAGACTCCAGGGCCCTATTTTGCCATACTTGACGTCATCTTCAACTTCTGGCCCTCTTTCATCATCCTCATGATACTGTTCGCCCTGGGCACCAAGAAACAACATGGCGTCTGGGCCACAGAGCAACCCTTCATGATGGTCCGCCCCATGGCCCATGCAACGGGCTCGCAGCCATTGCCATGGGGGTACGAGTACAGCCCCACGCCGCTTCAGCCCGCGCCGCAAACCTGGCAAcagccgacggcgacggccaccatGCCCCCCGTGTACGGCAACCCTCAAGAGCTGCCGCCCCAACACGCGGCGGGACTACACGCCCCACAGTTTCGGCATGAGCTCTCCCCCCAGCAGCACTGGTCGGAGCCAGTATCACCACACATTCAGCGCTCGTACGAAAGCAGCGTGCAGACTGGCGCCGTatcgcctccgccgccgtctcacTACGAGGCGATGGGCCTGAACCACCAGGCTGATGGCACGCCGCCTCAGGTCGTCCCCATACCATACAACGAGAAGAGGTGA
- a CDS encoding uncharacterized protein (COG:Q~EggNog:ENOG503P2A4~antiSMASH:Cluster_8.3): protein MRSFMADSGLEPRLLGPRFRVISASPGRVDFEMDIHKDHTNRLQTIHGGTIASLVDLGGSLAVASTGRFATGVSTDLNVTYLAPGGRPGDLLKGTAICDKIGKTLAYTTVTFTNSKGQIAARGSHTKYVTGTMGADGPYVAPPEYSDVD from the exons ATGCGGTCCTTCATGGCCGATTCCGGCCTGGAGCCAAG GCTGCTAGGACCGCGG TTTCGGGTCATCAGCGCATCTCCCGGCCGAGTCGACTTTGAGATGGACATCCACAAGGATCATACG AATCGCCTCCAAACTATCCATGGCGGCACCATTGCGAGTCTCGTCGACCTAGGGGGCTCTttggccgtcgcctccacTGGTCGTTTTGCAACAGGCGTCTCGACGGACCTCAACG TGACGTATTTGGCTCCAggtgggcggccgggcgacTTGCTTAAGGGAACCGCAATCTGCGACAAGA TTGGCAAGACGCTCGCCTACACAACCGTAACCTTTACCAACAGCAAGGGGCAAATCGCCGCCAGAGGCAGCCATACCAA ATATGTCACGGGAACGATGGGGGCCGACGGGCCTTATGTCGCCCCTCCTGAGTATTCCGACGTAGACTAG
- a CDS encoding uncharacterized protein (COG:Q~EggNog:ENOG503P2A4~antiSMASH:Cluster_8.3), with protein MDIHKDHTNRLQTIHGGTIASLVDLGGSLAVASTGRFATGVSTDLNVTYLAPGGRPGDLLKGTAICDKIGKTLAYTTVTFTNSKGQIAARGSHTKYVTGTMGADGPYVAPPEYSDVD; from the exons ATGGACATCCACAAGGATCATACG AATCGCCTCCAAACTATCCATGGCGGCACCATTGCGAGTCTCGTCGACCTAGGGGGCTCTttggccgtcgcctccacTGGTCGTTTTGCAACAGGCGTCTCGACGGACCTCAACG TGACGTATTTGGCTCCAggtgggcggccgggcgacTTGCTTAAGGGAACCGCAATCTGCGACAAGA TTGGCAAGACGCTCGCCTACACAACCGTAACCTTTACCAACAGCAAGGGGCAAATCGCCGCCAGAGGCAGCCATACCAA ATATGTCACGGGAACGATGGGGGCCGACGGGCCTTATGTCGCCCCTCCTGAGTATTCCGACGTAGACTAG
- a CDS encoding uncharacterized protein (TransMembrane:1 (o35-54i)~antiSMASH:Cluster_8.3) has translation MAVFLVRPPRVTAILGDETAKKKEDPDGLPTSDPAASAVPAAAAAASVVVFSFFSPKTSPSTFLPPLCGDDLTRQHPGGDRRHARADDDTGVKKKKKKRASAASQTCPLPTGRNDWNIVARAEPRSRERHPHHRHG, from the coding sequence ATGGCTGTGTTTCTTGTGCGCCCTCCTCGGGTCACAGCCATCCTGGGCGACGAGACCGCCAAGAAGAAAGAGGATCCAGATGGGCTGCCTACTTCTGACCCAGCGGCCAGCGCTGttccagctgctgctgctgctgcttctgtcgtcgtcttttctttcttttcccCAAAAACGTCCCCTTCCACGTTTCTTCCCCCCCTgtgcggcgacgacctcaCGCGCCAGCATCCCGGCGGCGATCGTCGACACGCTCGagcggacgacgacactggtgtgaagaagaagaagaagaagagagcgAGCGCCGCTTCTCAGACCTGCCCATTGCCTACAGGCCGAAACGACTGGAACATCGTTGCGCGGGCCGAGCCGAGGAGCAGAGAGCGCCAcccccatcatcgccacggTTGA
- a CDS encoding uncharacterized protein (COG:Q~EggNog:ENOG503P2A4~antiSMASH:Cluster_8.3): MTMARKLSPTGFTKAVMRSFMADSGLEPRLLGPRFRVISASPGRVDFEMDIHKDHTNRLQTIHGGTIASLVDLGGSLAVASTGRFATGVSTDLNVTYLAPGGRPGDLLKGTAICDKSNAFEASPPPRTVIVRTRY, encoded by the exons ATGACAATGGCCAGGAAATTGAGCCCGACGGGCTTCACCAAGGCG GTGATGCGGTCCTTCATGGCCGATTCCGGCCTGGAGCCAAG GCTGCTAGGACCGCGG TTTCGGGTCATCAGCGCATCTCCCGGCCGAGTCGACTTTGAGATGGACATCCACAAGGATCATACG AATCGCCTCCAAACTATCCATGGCGGCACCATTGCGAGTCTCGTCGACCTAGGGGGCTCTttggccgtcgcctccacTGGTCGTTTTGCAACAGGCGTCTCGACGGACCTCAACG TGACGTATTTGGCTCCAggtgggcggccgggcgacTTGCTTAAGGGAACCGCAATCTGCGACAAGAGTAATGCCTTCGAagcctcccctccccctcgtaCCGTCATCGTCAGAACTAGATATTGA
- a CDS encoding uncharacterized protein (COG:S~EggNog:ENOG503P45E~TransMembrane:1 (i348-369o)~antiSMASH:Cluster_8.3), protein MTSATPESNSPQGQPQSEGDSSNREKRKGPRLAHRKSKTGCQRCRARRVKCDEARPVCRDCHRHGVPCVYDRPDDRPRDEGAMPLSTWIQSRPREPRPSDPSHDEHMELRLLHHFTLFTSATLPGAHLKRIKDCWSIDVPRLAFTYKPLLHSVFAIAALHLSRANPDEAGLPDVHCMYLEQALREHRLCIGGMTTQTADAVCFTSILLQVDVFATLQYRPVASYEPVNEWMYLVRGSVPVFEAALEIMRRDTHPANIWYIIDTFPISLRTNPDAGSFSFLLPSVPDDDDEDDETALQAYRGAVAHVNATWLAMEAKEHPQISCRRLMVFPLLVTTEFIDLLEKRRPRAMVVLAYFLALLAPLSDIWWIGDTAHRYIVALRRILPDQWEHLMSWPVEMTTSRSTQQTHGPIQPSL, encoded by the exons ATGACGTCGGCCACCCCCGAGAGCAACTCGCCACAAGGCCAACCCCAAAGCGAAGGGGACTCGTCCAACCGCGAGAAGCGCAAAGGCCCCCGTCTCGCGCACCGCAAGTCCAAGACTGGCTGTCAGCGATGTCGCGCCCGGCGAGTAAAG TGTGACGAAGCGCGACCTGTGTGTCGCGACTGCCATCGTCATGGGGTCCCCTGCGTCTATGACAGGCCCGATGACAGGCCCAGGGACGAAGGCGCGATGCCACTCTCAACCTGGATCCAATCTCGCCCGCGCGAGCCCAGGCCATCGGATCCCAGTCATGACGAACACATGGAGCTGCGCTTGCTGCATCACTTTACTCTATTCACCAGCGCAACGTTGCCCGGGGCCCACCTCAAGCGTATCAAAGACTGTTGGTCCATCGACGTGCCCCGACTCGCATTCACTTACAAGCCGCTCCTGCACTCCGTCTTCGCAATCGCCGCCCTGCACTTGTCCAGAGCCAATCCTGACGAAGCTGGCTTGCCGGACGTCCACTGCATGTACCTCGAGCAGGCCTTGCGCGAACATCGACTCTGCATCGGCGGCATGACTACGCAGACTGCGGACGCGGTGTGCTTTACGAGCATCCTGTTACAGGTCGACGTATTTGCCACCTTGCAATATCGTCCTGTTGCTTCGTACGAGCCGGTAAATGAATGGATGTATCTAGTGCGCGGGTCGGTACCCGTCTTTGAAGCGGCCTTGGAGATTATGAGGCGTGATACCCATCCCGCGAATATCTGGTACATTATTGACACCTTTCCCATCTCTTTGCGGACGAATCCTGATGCTGGATCGTTCTCCTTCCTGCTTCCGAGtgtgcccgacgacgacgacgaggatgacgagacGGCGCTACAAGCATATCGAGGGGCCGTCGCGCATGTAAACGCCACCTGGCTGGCCATGGAAGCAAAGGAACATCCGCAAATCAGCTGTCGCCGGCTCATGGTCTTCCCCTTGCTCGTGACAACCGAGTTCATTGACCTGCTCGAGAAGAGGAGGCCGCGCGCCATGGTGGTTCTGGCCTACTTCCTCGCCTTGTTGGCACCATTGAGCGACATATGGTGGATCGGAGACACTGCACACAGATATATTGTGGCTCTTCGACGAATCCTTCCCGACCAGTGGGAACACCTCATGTCCTGGCCTGTGGAAATGACGACATCTCGTTCCACACAGCAGACACACGGCCCTATCCAACCATCTCTATGA
- a CDS encoding uncharacterized protein (COG:Q~EggNog:ENOG503P2A4~antiSMASH:Cluster_8.3), whose translation MTMARKLSPTGFTKAVMRSFMADSGLEPRLLGPRFRVISASPGRVDFEMDIHKDHTNRLQTIHGGTIASLVDLGGSLAVASTGRFATGVSTDLNVTYLAPGGRPGDLLKGTAICDKIGKTLAYTTVTFTNSKGQIAARGSHTKYVTGTMGADGPYVAPPEYSDVD comes from the exons ATGACAATGGCCAGGAAATTGAGCCCGACGGGCTTCACCAAGGCG GTGATGCGGTCCTTCATGGCCGATTCCGGCCTGGAGCCAAG GCTGCTAGGACCGCGG TTTCGGGTCATCAGCGCATCTCCCGGCCGAGTCGACTTTGAGATGGACATCCACAAGGATCATACG AATCGCCTCCAAACTATCCATGGCGGCACCATTGCGAGTCTCGTCGACCTAGGGGGCTCTttggccgtcgcctccacTGGTCGTTTTGCAACAGGCGTCTCGACGGACCTCAACG TGACGTATTTGGCTCCAggtgggcggccgggcgacTTGCTTAAGGGAACCGCAATCTGCGACAAGA TTGGCAAGACGCTCGCCTACACAACCGTAACCTTTACCAACAGCAAGGGGCAAATCGCCGCCAGAGGCAGCCATACCAA ATATGTCACGGGAACGATGGGGGCCGACGGGCCTTATGTCGCCCCTCCTGAGTATTCCGACGTAGACTAG
- a CDS encoding uncharacterized protein (COG:Q~EggNog:ENOG503P2A4~antiSMASH:Cluster_8.3), whose amino-acid sequence MDIHKDHTNRLQTIHGGTIASLVDLGGSLAVASTGRFATGVSTDLNVTYLAPGGRPGDLLKGTAICDKSNAFEASPPPRTVIVRTRY is encoded by the exons ATGGACATCCACAAGGATCATACG AATCGCCTCCAAACTATCCATGGCGGCACCATTGCGAGTCTCGTCGACCTAGGGGGCTCTttggccgtcgcctccacTGGTCGTTTTGCAACAGGCGTCTCGACGGACCTCAACG TGACGTATTTGGCTCCAggtgggcggccgggcgacTTGCTTAAGGGAACCGCAATCTGCGACAAGAGTAATGCCTTCGAagcctcccctccccctcgtaCCGTCATCGTCAGAACTAGATATTGA